From one Gemmatimonadota bacterium genomic stretch:
- a CDS encoding acyl carrier protein: MNPELRSIVADILDLDPSEVRDDLGPGLGDRWDSLSHLKIMSAVEETFGLRLSMDEIQGVDSFAALARIVAGRR; this comes from the coding sequence GTGAACCCCGAGTTGCGCTCGATCGTCGCAGACATCCTTGACCTTGATCCGTCCGAGGTGCGGGACGATCTCGGACCGGGGCTCGGCGACCGTTGGGATTCGCTGAGCCACCTCAAGATCATGTCGGCAGTCGAGGAGACCTTCGGCCTCCGGCTCAGCATGGACGAGATCCAGGGGGTGGACAGCTTTGCCGCGCTCGCGCGGATCGTTGCCGGGCGCCGGTGA
- a CDS encoding NAD-dependent epimerase/dehydratase family protein — MKVCVTGGTGFTGAALVRRLLADGHEVTVLDKQPGLMDAELRAAGARVVYGTVADRDMVRDCVRGAEVVHHLAAAFREVGVPDALYREVNVFGTQVVVEEAIAAGARKLVYCSTQGVHGHIESPPGDENSPIAPADFYQKTKYEGELEVRRLAVGGIEFTILRPTAIYGPGDPGRFVMIYKRAAKGFFPMFGSGTTYYHPVYIDNLVDAFVLAMAPGAGAGKAYIIADAEYFPIDELVKRVGHSIGVAVRVPRFPILPLIVLGHLCEKICKPFGIEPPIFPRRVDWFRQVRAFRIDRARRDLGYEPRVGIDEGLRETGKWYRTHGYIPAEQVRA, encoded by the coding sequence ATGAAGGTCTGCGTGACGGGGGGGACGGGGTTCACGGGTGCTGCCCTGGTCCGAAGGTTGTTGGCTGACGGGCATGAGGTCACAGTTCTCGACAAGCAGCCAGGGCTGATGGACGCGGAGCTGAGGGCGGCCGGCGCGAGAGTCGTGTACGGAACCGTGGCGGATCGAGACATGGTCCGCGACTGCGTTCGGGGCGCGGAAGTCGTCCACCATCTCGCCGCGGCGTTTCGCGAGGTCGGTGTTCCCGACGCCCTCTACCGCGAGGTCAACGTCTTCGGGACGCAGGTCGTCGTCGAAGAGGCGATCGCCGCGGGAGCCCGGAAGCTCGTATATTGCAGCACGCAGGGGGTGCATGGGCACATAGAGTCTCCTCCGGGGGACGAGAACTCCCCCATCGCGCCCGCCGACTTCTACCAGAAGACGAAATACGAGGGCGAGCTCGAGGTGCGCCGCCTCGCGGTCGGAGGGATCGAATTCACGATCCTGCGTCCGACCGCGATTTACGGCCCGGGCGACCCCGGCCGTTTCGTCATGATCTACAAGCGGGCCGCGAAGGGCTTCTTTCCGATGTTCGGGTCCGGGACGACTTACTACCACCCCGTTTACATCGACAACCTGGTAGACGCCTTTGTTTTGGCAATGGCGCCGGGGGCGGGAGCCGGGAAGGCGTACATCATCGCGGATGCCGAGTACTTCCCGATTGATGAGCTCGTGAAGCGGGTGGGCCACTCGATCGGGGTCGCGGTCCGCGTCCCCAGATTTCCCATTCTCCCGCTGATCGTCCTCGGCCATCTCTGCGAAAAAATCTGCAAGCCCTTCGGAATCGAGCCCCCGATTTTTCCGCGGCGCGTGGATTGGTTCCGCCAGGTTCGCGCCTTCCGCATCGATCGCGCGCGGCGCGACCTGGGGTACGAGCCCCGAGTCGGCATTGATGAGGGGCTCCGCGAGACCGGGAAGTGGTACCGCACCCATGGGTACATTCCCGCGGAGCAGGTCCGGGCGTGA
- a CDS encoding HAD-IIIC family phosphatase — MRPEALSEIRAAESAVSLHALVGSLDATALTSRDVELVSRALRRHPMGGAPTRVAVLGNHTLEPLAVRIPVHAAIRGVNASAWTGPFGQYIQAVLDEGSGFGQFQPGLVFLSLTMRALSPEVHGAFASLDLTRRTSEREKILGQVDDWVRAALGATQALLLVANFPRPLEAAFGPADSGQELGEGEFYLEINLELQRRYRTERRVRILDLDRLVAAYGSERALDDRLYHVAKVPWREGFTGRVAEEILRYEGALRGAARKCLVVDLDNTLWGGIVGEDGPHGLQIGPSSAAGEAFADFQRALKGLQGRGVMLALCSKNNVADVDAAFAAHPEMPLRREDFVAERINWNQKPANLVALAAELNIGTDALAFVDDNPAERTMVRGALPEVAVIELPADPAGYAMALRKSALFDRLDITTDDRAKTAQYVQQSRRLSFERGATDMGVFLAALETEIFVRPATGDDLARVHQLVTKTNQFNLTTRRYTPAELERFVEDGNYDLTIARLKDRFGDMGVIAMHLVRREGAAADLENFLMSCRALGRGAETALMNRLKGRYGPRVDRITATFVPTARNAPAVSFLADQGFTLVSEEDDGIRRYALETSSATEIPCPHIRIHDEVM; from the coding sequence GTGAGACCCGAAGCGCTGTCGGAGATCCGGGCAGCTGAAAGCGCGGTTTCGCTCCACGCCCTCGTAGGAAGCCTCGACGCCACGGCGCTCACCTCGCGCGACGTGGAGCTGGTATCGCGGGCCCTACGGCGCCATCCGATGGGTGGGGCGCCCACACGGGTGGCCGTTCTAGGTAACCACACGCTAGAGCCTCTCGCGGTGCGAATTCCCGTGCACGCCGCGATTCGCGGAGTGAACGCGAGCGCCTGGACTGGGCCGTTTGGTCAGTATATCCAGGCCGTCCTGGACGAAGGGTCCGGTTTCGGCCAGTTTCAGCCGGGGCTCGTATTCCTAAGCCTTACGATGCGAGCGCTCTCTCCAGAGGTGCATGGTGCGTTCGCCTCGCTCGACCTGACGCGGCGGACCTCCGAGCGGGAGAAGATCCTCGGACAGGTGGACGACTGGGTTCGTGCGGCCCTCGGGGCCACCCAGGCGCTCCTCCTTGTCGCGAACTTTCCGCGTCCGCTCGAGGCCGCCTTCGGCCCGGCGGATTCGGGGCAGGAGCTCGGCGAGGGAGAATTTTACCTCGAGATCAACCTCGAGCTCCAACGGAGATACCGAACGGAGCGGCGGGTGCGAATCCTCGACTTGGACCGGTTGGTCGCCGCGTACGGATCCGAGCGTGCCCTCGACGACCGTCTCTACCACGTCGCAAAGGTTCCCTGGCGGGAAGGATTCACCGGCCGCGTGGCCGAGGAGATCCTCCGATACGAGGGGGCGCTCCGCGGCGCGGCGCGGAAGTGCCTGGTCGTGGATCTCGACAACACATTGTGGGGGGGAATCGTCGGAGAAGATGGCCCGCATGGGCTCCAGATCGGACCGAGCTCGGCGGCGGGAGAGGCCTTCGCCGACTTCCAGCGAGCGCTCAAGGGGCTCCAGGGAAGGGGGGTCATGCTCGCCCTCTGCAGCAAAAACAACGTCGCGGACGTGGACGCCGCCTTCGCCGCCCACCCGGAGATGCCCCTCCGGCGCGAGGATTTCGTTGCCGAGCGGATCAACTGGAATCAGAAGCCGGCGAATCTCGTCGCGCTCGCCGCGGAGCTCAACATCGGGACGGACGCCCTGGCATTCGTCGACGACAATCCCGCGGAACGTACTATGGTCCGTGGAGCCCTCCCGGAGGTTGCCGTCATCGAGCTCCCGGCGGACCCGGCCGGATACGCGATGGCCCTCCGCAAGTCGGCGCTCTTCGACCGTCTCGACATCACCACGGACGACCGGGCCAAGACGGCGCAGTACGTCCAGCAGAGCCGGAGGCTCAGCTTCGAACGCGGCGCCACGGACATGGGGGTGTTCCTCGCGGCACTGGAGACCGAGATCTTCGTCCGTCCCGCCACCGGCGACGATCTCGCCCGCGTGCACCAGCTCGTCACCAAAACGAACCAGTTCAATCTCACGACACGCCGATACACGCCGGCCGAGCTCGAACGATTCGTCGAGGACGGGAACTACGACCTGACCATCGCGCGGCTGAAGGATCGCTTCGGAGACATGGGAGTGATCGCCATGCATCTCGTTCGCCGCGAGGGTGCGGCCGCCGACCTCGAGAACTTTCTGATGAGCTGCCGAGCTTTGGGAAGGGGCGCCGAGACCGCCCTGATGAACCGTCTGAAAGGACGTTACGGACCCCGCGTGGACCGCATCACGGCGACCTTCGTTCCGACCGCCCGAAACGCCCCGGCGGTGAGCTTCCTTGCGGACCAGGGCTTCACGCTCGTGTCCGAAGAAGACGACGGGATCCGTCGGTATGCGCTCGAAACCTCGAGCGCCACCGAGATCCCCTGCCCCCACATCCGAATCCACGACGAGGTGATGTGA
- a CDS encoding oligosaccharide flippase family protein yields MLRRMASNAVALAVGGVVAQVAFITIEVIVAREFGSEEYGVFSSVYALGLTSLFVVDLGMSWQLIESGSRDSKSIPELLGTTVVLKLLGFAVLYPLAAWGLAAFGYDDRAVSFYLIFFFYFLALAMQDSLSAVYAARERMVVNGFFQGGTPVAIAGCVLAAIGLGSGLFGVGVGYVVGGIFVTGFWGLLTWRAERPKVRLAGAPAILRKSYLYGLTGLLGQIFYRIDLILLSVLATMPQVGVYAAAYKLLDLAAKVPILGARVVSPQLFQQSHGNDEIYRRSADGFVRLSAAAGLLLAVACYPSAEWLIGVVFGPEYAGATVVLRILSVSFALKFILVAFQTVLTTRDRHAWRTGALAVATAGAGIGHLLLIPSFGAAGAAGTVVAAEGFLLLLYLWGLGEPRLRVTLAKRVLGVCVAAGVAALALGLTGLEGPFAALVAMAAAAAGLAGVGFVRPSELGELWRGLVGEPAGTTGGPN; encoded by the coding sequence ATGCTGAGACGGATGGCCTCGAACGCCGTCGCCCTCGCCGTGGGCGGTGTCGTTGCCCAGGTAGCCTTCATCACGATCGAGGTCATCGTCGCCCGCGAGTTCGGGAGCGAGGAATACGGCGTCTTTTCGTCCGTTTACGCGCTCGGGCTGACCAGCCTCTTCGTCGTGGATCTCGGGATGAGCTGGCAGCTCATCGAGTCGGGGTCTCGGGACTCCAAGAGCATTCCAGAGCTCCTGGGTACGACCGTGGTGTTGAAGCTCCTCGGTTTCGCGGTCCTCTATCCGCTCGCGGCGTGGGGTCTCGCAGCCTTCGGATACGACGACCGGGCGGTCTCGTTTTACCTGATCTTCTTTTTCTACTTCCTCGCTCTCGCCATGCAGGACTCTCTCTCGGCCGTGTATGCCGCGAGGGAGCGCATGGTGGTCAACGGGTTCTTCCAGGGCGGGACCCCCGTGGCTATTGCGGGGTGTGTGCTCGCCGCCATCGGGCTCGGCTCCGGGCTTTTCGGAGTGGGGGTCGGATACGTCGTCGGCGGAATCTTCGTGACCGGATTTTGGGGCCTGCTGACCTGGCGCGCCGAGCGCCCCAAGGTGCGACTTGCGGGAGCCCCGGCCATCCTGCGGAAGAGCTATCTTTACGGATTGACTGGCCTCCTCGGGCAGATCTTCTACCGGATTGATCTCATCCTCTTGTCGGTTCTTGCCACGATGCCGCAGGTCGGGGTCTACGCTGCCGCCTATAAGCTCCTCGACCTGGCCGCGAAAGTGCCGATTCTCGGGGCTCGCGTCGTGTCGCCTCAACTCTTCCAACAAAGCCATGGGAACGACGAGATCTACCGGCGCTCCGCGGACGGTTTCGTGCGACTGAGCGCTGCGGCGGGGCTCCTCCTCGCCGTCGCCTGTTACCCGAGCGCGGAGTGGTTAATCGGGGTCGTGTTCGGGCCGGAATACGCCGGCGCGACCGTGGTCCTGCGCATCTTGAGCGTGAGCTTTGCCCTCAAGTTCATCCTCGTGGCCTTTCAGACCGTCCTCACGACGCGGGATCGGCATGCCTGGAGGACGGGGGCGCTCGCGGTGGCGACTGCGGGGGCGGGGATCGGGCACCTCCTATTGATTCCCTCCTTCGGCGCCGCGGGCGCGGCGGGAACGGTCGTGGCCGCGGAGGGATTTCTTCTCCTCCTCTATCTGTGGGGTCTGGGCGAACCGCGACTCAGGGTGACACTCGCGAAACGCGTGCTCGGCGTGTGCGTGGCCGCGGGCGTCGCCGCGCTCGCGCTCGGCCTGACGGGACTCGAGGGCCCGTTCGCCGCCCTCGTCGCCATGGCCGCGGCCGCGGCCGGGCTCGCCGGGGTGGGCTTCGTTCGGCCTTCCGAGCTCGGGGAGCTATGGCGGGGGCTGGTCGGGGAGCCCGCCGGGACCACCGGAGGGCCTAACTGA
- a CDS encoding acyltransferase — translation MKAGTFIRRFLVFGPVLTLYYYLRDRALVSAKAEVDLTGNLRMGRGTRIGSFSKVKASDGPISIGRDVHVATNCFISAGISGLEIGDDCLIGPGCSITASNYGYSDIQVPMRLQGQPSKGIRIGSNVWIGSNVVILDGAEVGKGVIVSANSVVSGKVPDNAIVQGNPARIIFVRR, via the coding sequence ATGAAGGCTGGGACTTTCATCCGACGGTTCCTGGTCTTCGGGCCGGTCCTAACCCTCTACTATTACCTGAGGGATCGCGCACTCGTGAGCGCCAAAGCCGAAGTGGACCTGACCGGGAATCTCAGAATGGGGCGGGGAACCCGGATCGGCTCGTTCTCCAAGGTGAAGGCGAGCGATGGACCAATTTCTATTGGGCGCGACGTTCATGTGGCTACGAATTGCTTCATCTCTGCAGGAATCTCGGGTCTCGAGATCGGAGATGACTGCTTGATCGGACCGGGCTGTTCCATCACTGCGAGCAACTACGGTTACTCGGACATCCAAGTGCCGATGCGGCTGCAGGGGCAACCGTCCAAGGGAATCCGAATCGGGTCCAACGTCTGGATCGGGTCCAATGTCGTGATCCTCGACGGGGCGGAGGTCGGGAAGGGGGTCATCGTCAGCGCGAACTCGGTGGTGTCCGGAAAGGTCCCCGACAACGCGATCGTCCAGGGTAATCCGGCCCGGATCATCTTCGTCCGCCGATAA
- the dusB gene encoding tRNA dihydrouridine synthase DusB produces MAVNVLQHLTNMETPLYLAPQAGVSESPFRRLCRRFGADVVVSEFVSADGICRRNERSLEHLRFAEAEHPIGVQIFGADPAVMAEAAAHVYEAFGPDFVDINFGCPVKKVVKRNGGSGCLRDLGLVSEVVRAVTESTPLPTTVKIRSGFDEQTRDPVRIGRVCEDAGARAITLHPRTRAEMYSGKARWDEIRRLKEGVSVPVIGNGDIRTGEDAARMRDETGCDGIMIARGSHGDPWIFRQARAALSGEPVPPDPGIEERFGICLEHAQNAIDFGGAPEKAILEFRKHLGWYTKGLPGGRELRQELFRVTSLEEIRERIASYLGRFSASRAERPVHSPVLAGR; encoded by the coding sequence ATGGCCGTCAACGTCCTCCAGCATCTGACTAACATGGAGACGCCGCTCTACCTCGCCCCCCAGGCCGGGGTGAGCGAGTCCCCCTTCCGGCGCCTCTGTCGCCGATTCGGGGCCGACGTGGTCGTGAGCGAGTTCGTGAGCGCCGACGGGATTTGCCGGAGAAACGAACGCAGCCTCGAACACCTTCGATTCGCGGAGGCGGAGCACCCGATCGGCGTTCAGATATTCGGGGCCGATCCGGCCGTGATGGCCGAGGCGGCGGCCCACGTGTACGAGGCCTTCGGGCCAGACTTCGTGGATATCAATTTCGGCTGTCCGGTGAAGAAGGTCGTCAAGCGGAACGGAGGATCCGGGTGCCTACGGGACCTCGGCCTCGTGTCTGAGGTTGTACGGGCGGTGACGGAGTCCACCCCCCTTCCTACGACGGTGAAGATTCGGAGCGGGTTCGACGAACAAACCCGGGATCCCGTCCGGATCGGTCGAGTGTGTGAAGACGCCGGGGCGCGTGCGATCACCCTTCACCCCCGGACCCGAGCGGAGATGTACTCGGGGAAAGCCCGCTGGGACGAGATTCGCAGGCTCAAGGAGGGCGTGTCCGTGCCGGTCATCGGGAACGGCGACATTCGGACTGGGGAAGACGCCGCGCGGATGCGCGACGAAACCGGGTGCGACGGGATCATGATCGCGCGTGGGTCCCATGGGGATCCCTGGATTTTCCGCCAGGCCCGGGCGGCCCTGTCGGGTGAGCCCGTCCCTCCGGATCCCGGCATCGAGGAACGGTTCGGCATCTGCCTCGAACATGCGCAAAACGCCATCGACTTCGGGGGGGCGCCTGAGAAGGCCATCCTCGAGTTTCGGAAACACCTGGGATGGTACACGAAGGGGCTTCCCGGGGGCCGAGAGCTCAGGCAGGAGTTGTTTCGGGTAACGTCTCTCGAAGAGATCCGAGAACGCATCGCGAGTTATCTCGGCCGTTTCTCCGCATCCCGAGCAGAGCGGCCGGTCCACTCGCCTGTGTTGGCAGGGAGGTGA
- a CDS encoding PTS sugar transporter subunit IIA, giving the protein MKLREFFTLSAVKLGLEAKSKDDALKELIGLLGLDDKSQAILFKTLKRRENLGSTGIGKGIAIPHCRSLVVSTLRLAYGRKPGGMDFNSIDEEPVHHFFLIVAPPLEVSNQYLPVLGKIAQFAKDPDVPRRLSAISDPEDFLRLLEERAP; this is encoded by the coding sequence ATGAAGCTACGGGAGTTCTTCACGCTCAGCGCCGTCAAGCTCGGGCTGGAGGCGAAGAGCAAAGACGATGCCCTGAAGGAGCTCATCGGGCTCCTCGGACTCGATGACAAGTCGCAGGCCATCCTCTTCAAGACTCTCAAACGGAGGGAGAATCTCGGCTCCACGGGGATCGGCAAGGGAATCGCGATCCCGCACTGCCGGTCTCTCGTAGTGAGTACACTCCGACTCGCTTACGGGAGGAAGCCGGGAGGGATGGACTTCAACTCGATCGATGAGGAGCCGGTCCATCACTTCTTCTTGATCGTGGCTCCCCCCCTCGAGGTATCGAACCAGTACCTTCCGGTCCTCGGAAAGATCGCTCAGTTCGCTAAGGACCCGGACGTTCCGCGGCGACTTTCCGCAATCTCCGACCCGGAAGACTTCCTTCGCCTCTTGGAAGAACGGGCTCCCTGA